GCGGCCTCTCGCCGCTGAGCGACCTGAAGGCGCTGCGCGCCCTGCGCCGGCTGATGCAGGAAGTCCGGCCGCATATCACGAATGTGAGCACGACCAAGGCGGGGTTGATCGGCGGCCTCGCGGCTCGCAGCGCGGGCGTGCCGATCCGGGTCTGCGTTCTGGGCGGGATCCGCTACCAGGCGGCAGGCGGGATCCGCGGCGCGCTGCGGAAGATCGCGGAGCGCATCGCGTGTGGGAGCGCGCACCGCCGCATCTGCGTGAGCGAATCGGTGCGGAAACGGTTGGAGCTCGACGGGTTGCTCACCGCGGAGAGCTCGTGCGTGCTGGCGTCGGGCTCGAGCAACGGCGTGGACGCGCCGCGCTTTGCGCCCACCGGCGAACGCGTTGCGCACGCCAAGCGCCTGCGGCATGAGTTGGACATTCCGGCGGAAGCCCCGGTGGTCGGATTCGTCGGGCGCTTCACGCGCGAGGCGGGATTGCCGGAGCTGCTGGCGGCGCACGAGATGCTCAAGAAGACAGTGACCGGAGGGCGGCTGCTGGTCGTGGGTGGGGACGAGGCCGGCGACGCGCTGCCGGCGGAGGTGCGCCAGCGGATGCGGACCGATCGCACGATCGTCTGCACCGGGTCGGTCGAAGATCCGGCGCCGTACTACCACGTCATGGACGTGCTGGCGCTGCCGTCGCACGGGGAAGGTTTCCCTGATACCGTGCTCGAGGCGTACGCGGCGGGCAAGCCGGTCGTCGCGACCCGCGCGATGGGGGTCATCGACGCGGTGATGGAGGAAGGGACCGGGCTGCTGGCGCCGGTGGGCAACGCGCACGCGCTGGCCGAGGCACTGGACCGCATGCTGAAGTCGCCCGAGACGCGGCGTGAGATGGGCGCCGCTGGGCGCCGCTGGGTCGAACGCGATTTCCGGCCGGTGCGCATCTGGCGCGAGATGGAGAAGGAATACCGGCGCTTGCTCGAAGCACGTGGCCTTCCGCTGCCGGTGCGGGAGCCGGTCACGACCGGATTCCTGGAAGCGAACGCATAGGTCTCAAGCCGACCACGGCGGAGCGACGGCGAGGTTTGAGGGCCAGGGCGGAAGATTGCTATAATCAGCTCTCCACACGCACCCTGCCGCGGCAACCGCTCAGCAGCAGAATCCTCATAGCGTGATCCGGATCGTGCCGCATTCGCGGCGCGCGAGCGTGGCCAGGTAGCTCAGCTGGTAGAGCGCGGCCCTGAAAAGGCCGGCGTCGGCGGTTCGATTCCGTCCCTGGCCACCATTCTTCCGACGCTTGGCAATGCCGGCTCACTCGCACCTCTGGCAGCGGATTGCCCTTTCCGTTTGGGTGCACCCCGTGTGCGGGGCCACTCCATCACGGCAGGATCGGCTTACTTCAGCGCAAGAGTACCGGACAGCGCGTCGCAGACTGCGGAAAGCACGCTTTCTGCATCGCCAGGCACAGTCATGTCTGCGCCGGAAATCTGCTCGGTCGGCGTACCGCTGATCGCGAGCAGCGGCTTCGCGTGCCCATAGCGGCGCACTAGGCTGATGGTCAAGTTTCTTTCTTCAACACGAAGACTATTGCAAAGCAGTATGAGGTCGAAATGTCCTGCGAAATAATGGTTCAGGAAGTCCTCCATCGCCATCGCGGCCACGACGGCGTACCCACTCGCCTCGAGCGTCTCCGTGCGAGTGCGCGCAAGGGTAGGATCGCGTGCGAACAAAAGCACCTGTGGGCTCATTCGTTACCTCCTCGTCGGCCCACCTGTCGGACTCGTTCGCGGCCCTATTTGCCTGGGAGCGTGAATTCGCATTCTGCCGTCCTTCAACTGGGCAGTGCTGAGAGGCGGGTAAGGGCGCGGTGCTCGCTTCCACGGGAAGGAAAGGAAGCAGACCGCTTGTTTCATTGAAGCTACACCTCGTCGGGCGACGACGCCGTGCCCGTGGGCACCCCACCCAAGCCCGTCAGCAGGATAATCCGCGAGTCCCGGTCGTTGCAGGCCCAACGGTCAGTGCGGACCGCTGAGGTTCAAGCAGCCATCGCGCTGACCATGCCACGCTCTTCAGAACGGGTGGCCTTCCTGGCGACTTGCACCTGACTTCTCAAAATCCGCACCAGTCCATGCGGTAATTCGCTCTTCAACACGTACTCATCTACCAGCCACAGGATCCGCTGTGGCATCTCGGCATACGCCGAAACCAGGATAACCGGCACTCTGGGAAACCGGTGCTTGATGTGATAGGCGACCGCTTCGGCATCCATGCCTTCTTGCTTGTACTCCAGCACAACTGCCGCGATCTCGTTTTCTTCCAGAGTCTTGATCGCCGCGTAGCTACAAGTCGCTACTTTTACCGAATAGCCCTGTTGTTCAAGAGCTGCCTTGCGTAGCGCCAACACTTGTGCCCGATCGTCAATGCACAAGAGAGTGGGAGATTCCAGATTGGGAGATTCCGCAGTGGGAGAGTCCATACCACTTCTCCTCATGCAACCCAAGTTTGTAAAAGTGTAAGTAAGGTGGCGGGAGACGTGTGTGCAATATTGCTCACCGGAGGAAGACAAAACAGATTCTGGACCACTTTGGGAAAACGCTTAGGCACAGGCTTGGCCGGGAAGGAGTGTCCGCCGGAACAACGAAGTCACATGTTGTCTGGGATCCAGCCGACGCCGTCTTCCATCTCCAGGACTAAGCAATCGTGAACGTTGCAGCACCCTTGTGCATTGTGCCTCGGCATCATGCCGCGTTCGCTGGAAGGAGCTCGGCCGAAATTAGACAATCCCGGAAAAGGTCACGGTCGGGAATCACGTCACGCCGGTATGTAAGCCGCATCAAGGAGTAGCGCCCAAGTCCTATACACCAGCGGACAGCTACAATCGTGTAGTACACGTTCCACCTACTGCTGAATGCATCTTCCGCTAGTTGCAGGATTCTGTCAGAGCGGGATTGCTCACGGTGGCGACCTGTACACAATCGCTCACATCCCGTCTCTCACTCATGACGTCTGACGATCACCTAGAATCCGCTCAAGAAAGGTGTGCGCTTGGCGTCCGCCGTGGCGGGTGTTGTGGTGGTTTCCAGAGGGGCTGTTCCACAGCCGATGCCGACACATACGGTCAGCTGGTCGAGCTCGAGTTCGGTTGGCGACTGCGTCCGCATCCTGCTCTACAAGAACGGCGTGCTGAATCGCACCAAAAGCGTCTACACGGACCAACGCGACGGGACCTTCTCCATCTTCTGAGCTAGCGAGAGTCGTTGGGCACTTCCGAATGACGATCCCCTGGAGTGGGATGGTCAGGATGCATTTGTGTCCGGAACCGTCCCTAGCCACCATTCTTTAATCGTCGAGCCTTTGGGGACGGGCGTGCCCTCGTTCGTTGCTGATCGGGTGGATCGTCCGCCTGCCCTATGCAGTGTGTCCCATGTCACTTCACCGAGTGACCTGCGTCACATCCCGGGGCGGAAGGTAGCAATACAAGAGTTGTCGACCCACAGGTCGACAATGCTCTCGCAGACCTCGAAGTACGCGCTCCGGGCCCTGGTCGAGCTGGCGCGCCAGCCCGAAGGGAGCGCCGTCCGCGGCCAGGAGCTGGCGGAGAGCACGCAGATCCCGCCGCAATATCTCGCCAAGATCATGACCGGGCTGCGCAACGCGGGCATCGTGGCCGCGACCCGCGGCGCCGGCGGCGGATACCGGCTCGAGCGGCCGGCGAACCGCATCGCGCTGATCGACGTCATCGCGCTTTTCGAGGGCTCCGCGGCGCGGCCACAGTGCTTCCTCGGGATCAACAAGGAGTGCGACCCGACGCATCCCTGCAGCGCGCATGCCTCATGGGGCTCGTTGCGCGCCATGTTCCTCGGCTTCCTCGAACACACCATGGTCAGCGAGATCTCACGCGTACCGCAGCTGCCTTACGGGCTGGGCGACGTGCACAAAGGAGATCGTCCGTGAGACGCCACGTTGTATTGCTATGTGCGCTGGCGGCGCTGAGCGCGTCAGCAGCGGCGCAAGATCCGGCCGCCTACTTCAAGACGAACTGCATGAGCTGCCACACCGTCGGCGGAGGACGGCTGGCCGGTCCCGACCTCAAGGACGTGACGCAGCGCCGCGACAAGGCGTGGCTGGTGCAGTGGATGCAGAGCCCGCGCGCCGTGCTCGATTCCGGCGACGCCTACGCGCAGAAGATGCTGCAGGATTCGCGCGGCGTCGTGATGCCGCCGCCGGCCGGCATGAACCCCCAGCTGGCCGCTGCGCTGGTCGACCTGCTCGACGCCGAGTCGAAGCTGCCGCGCTCGCAGTTCGCCGGCGTGCAGATCAGCGACCGTCCGTTCAACCAGCAGGACGTCGCGCTCGGGCTGGCGCTGTTCACCGGCGAGAAACGGATGGCGAACGGCGGGCCGGCGTGCATCTCCTGCCACACCATGAAGGGCATGACCGGCCTGCACGGCGGCCGGCTCGGCCCCGACCTCACGCTGGTCTACGAACGCCTGCAGGGCCGCAAGGGCCTGGGCGCGTGGCTGGGAGCGCCGGCGAGCCCGACGATGGCGCCGGTCTTCAAGGCGACGGCCCTCAGCAACGACGAGATCTTTGCCATGACGGCGCTCTTCGAGCACGAGACCAAGCAACGCGGCCACGACGATCAGACGCCACTGCTCAACTTCTTCCTGCTCGGGGTGGGCGGAGCGGTCGTCGGCCTGGTCACGTTCGACCGCATCTGGAAGAAGCGCCTGACGGGAGTCCGGCGGCAGCTTGTGCATCGCTCACGAGGTGAAGAATGAAGGTCCTCGACCCGATCTCCTGGATCAAGGATGAAGTCGACCCCAAGCTGCGCGGCTGGGAGGAGTTCTACCGGAACCGCTGGCAGCACGACAAGATCGTGCGCTCCACCCACGGCGTGAACTGCACCGGCGGCTGCACCTGGCAGATCTACGTGAAGGACGGCATCGTCACGTGGGAGATGCAGGGGCTCGACTACCCGATGCTGGAGAACGGGCTGCCGCCCTACGAGCCGCGCGGCTGCCAGCGAGGCATCTCGTATTCCTGGTACCTGTACTCGCCGCTGCGGGTGAAGTATCCGTACACGCGCGGCGCGCTGCTCGACCTGTGGAAGCAGGCGCGCGCGCAGCACGATGATCCGGTCGAGGCGTGGCGCTCGCTGGTCGAGGACCCCGAGAAGCGGCAGCGCTGGCAGAAAGCGCGCGGCAAGGGCGGCTTTCGCCGCGCCGACTGGGACACCGTGCTGGAGCTGATCGCCGCCGCCAACCTCTACACCATCAAGAAGCACGGGCCGGACCGCATCGCGGGCTTCTCGCCCATCCCGGCGATGTCGATGATCAGTTACGCCTCGGGCGCGCGCATGCTGCAGCTGCTGGGCGGCATCTCGCTCAGCTTCTACGACTGGTACTGCGACCTGCCGCCGGCTTCGCCCGAGACCTGGGGCGAGCAGACCGACGTGCAGGAGTCGGCCGACTGGTACAACGCCAAGCTGCTCGCCGTGATGGGCTCGAACCTCAACATGACGCGGACTCCCGACTGTCACTTCGCGGCCGAGGCGCGCCACAACGGCTCGAAGATGTGGGTCTTCACGCCCGACTTCGCGCAGGTCTCCAAGTATGCCGACGAGTGGGTGGCCATCAACGCCGGGCAGGACGGCGCCTGGTGGATGGCCGTCAACCACGTCCTGCTGAACGAGTTCCACCACCAGAAGCAGACGCCCTACTTCCTCGAGTACACGAAGAAGTACACCGACGCGCCCTACCTGGTCGAGATCAAGCAGGAACACGGAGAGTACTCAGCCGGCCAGCTGCTCCGGGCCAATCGCCTGCGGAAGTACACGACGGTGGAGAACGGCGAGTGGAAGTTCCTGATGTGGGACGCGCTGAGCTCGTCGCCGAAGATGCCGAAGGGCAGCGTCGGCGACCGTTGGGCCACACAGGACAAGGGCAAATGGAACATGAAGCTGGAAGACGGGCTCGACAACCGCCCGATCGAGCCGACGCTCACGTTCCTCGGCGAGAAGCAGCCGGTCCCGGTCGTCTTTCACGACTTCTGCGAGGGCAAGGCGCAACGCCGCGAGGTGCCGGTGCGCAAGCTCCAGACGGCGGATGGCAAGAGTGTTCTGGTCGCGACGGTCTATGACCTGCTCCTGGCGCAGTACGGGGTCGCGCGCGGCCTGAACGGCGACTACCCCGCCGACTACAACGACGAGACCCAGGCCTACACGCCGGCGTGGGCGGAGAAGTACACCGGCATGAGCCGCGACATGGTCATCCGGTTCGCGCGCGAGTGGGGCGTGACCGCGGAGAAGACCGGCGGCAAGTGCACGGTCATCATCGGCGCGGGCATCAACCACTGGTACCACGCGAACCTGATGTACCGCGCGGCCATCCACGCGCTGATGTTCAGCGGGTGCATCGGGGTGAACGGCGGCGGCCTCGCGCACTACGTCGGGCAGGAAAAGCTGGCGCCGGGCGAGTCGTGGGCGGCCATCGCGTTCGCGCGCGACTGGATGCCGGCGGTGCGCCTGCAGAACGCGCCCAGCTGGCACTACGTCCACACCGACCAGTGGCGCTACGAGAAACAGTTCACCGACTACCACACCGTGCCGCCGCCCAACGGTTTCGGCGCGCTCGCGCAGGGACACACCATGGACCTGCAGGTGCGCGCGGTGCGCTCCGGCTGGCTGCCGTTCTATCCGCAGTTCGCCAAGAGCTCGCTGAAGCTGGTGGAAGAAGCCAAGGCGGCGGGCGCGAAGGGCGACGACGAGGTCACGCGCTACGTCGTCGAGCAACTGAAGGCGAAGAAGCTGCGCTTCTCGGTCGAGGATCCCGACGCCGAGGCGAACTGGCCGCGCGTGTGGTTCATCTGGCGCGGCAACGCGCTAATGGCCAGCGCCAAGGGCCACGAGTTCTTCCTGCGGCACTATCTCGGAACGCACTCCAACGCCATCTCGCCGGAGACGGCGGAAGGCACGGTCAAGGAAGTGGAGTGGCACAAGCACGCGCCGCTCGGGAAGATGGACCTGGTCGTCGACCTGAACTTCCGCATGGATACGTCGGCGCTTTACAGCGACATCGTGCTGCCGGCGGCGACGTTCTACGAGAAGGCCGACCTGAACTCCACCGACATGCACAGCTTCATCCATCCGCTGTCGGCGGCGGTGCCACCGTCGTGGGAATCGAAGAGCGACTGGCAGATCTTCCGCGCGGTAGCGAAGAAGATCTCGGAGCTCGCGGCCAAGCACTTCCCGAACCCGGTGCAGGACATCGTCGCATCGCCGCTCGCGCACGATTCGGCCGCCGAGATCGCGCAGCCCGCGATCCGCGACTGGTCGAAGGGCGAGATCGAAGCCATCCCCGGCAAGACGATGCCGAACCTGAAAGTCGTCACCCGCGACTACAAGAACCTCTACCAGCAGTTCATCTCGTTCGGACCGCTGGTCCGCGCCAACGGCCTGGGAGCGCACGGCACCAGCTACGCCATCGAAGATGAGTACGACGCCGCGCTGAGGACGCTGCCGGTGGTCGAGTGGGAAGGGAAGAAGTACCCGTCGCTGCACGACGACGAGGACGCCTGCAACCTGATCCTGCGCTTCGCGTCGGTCACGAACGGCGAGCTCGCCTACCGCTCCTACAAGAACATGGAAGCGCGCACCGGGCTGAAGCTCACGCAACTGGCAGAGAAGAACCGGGGCGTGCGGCTCAGCTACAAGGACCTGCAGTCGCATCCGCACCGGCTGCTGAACTCGCCGATGTGGTCGGGGTTGACGGAGAACGGCCGCGCGTACTCGCCCTTCACTTACAACGTGGAGACGCTGGTGCCGTGGCGCACGCTCACCGGCAAGCAGCACTTCTATCTCGACCACCCGCTCTACATCCAGTTCGGCGAACACCTGCCGACCTACAAGCCCAAGCCGTCGGCCGTGCAGTACGGCGAACTGGCGGTGAGCGAAGCGGTCGGACCGACGCTGATGCTGAATTACCTGACGCCGCACGGCAAGTGGCACATCCACTCCACCTACGGCGACAACCAGCGCATGACCACGCTCTCGCGCGGCGTAGAACCGTTCTGGATGAACGACGCCGACGCCGACGCCATCGGCATCGTCGACAACGACTGGGTCGAGGTGCACAACGACAACGGTGTGGTCGTCACGCGCGCCGCGGTCAGCGCGCGCATCCCGCGCGGCATCTGCATCCAGTACCACTCGCCCGAGCGCACCTACTCGGTGCCGACCTCGCCCTTGCGCGGACATCGCCGCGCCGGCGGCCACAACAGCCTGACGCGCGTCCGGCTGAAACCCAATCTCATGGCCGGCGGCTACGGCCAGTTCACCTACCACTTCAACTACTGGGGACCGATCGGGTGCAACCGCGACACGCACATCCTGGTGAGGAAACTGCCGGAGCTCAAATGGTGAGGGAAAAGTCGTCGGCCGGAAGCAAGCTCGTGGCGGCCGACGACCGAGGACCGACGACCAACGACCAGAGGAATTGACATGAATGTTCGCTCGCAAGTCTCGATGGTTTTCCACCTCGACAAGTGCATCGGGTGCCACACCTGTTCGGTCGCGTGCAAGAACATCTGGACCGACCGCAAGGGCGCGGAATACATGTGGTGGAACAACGTGGAGACCAAGCCCGGCACCGGCTTTCCCACCGCGTGGGAGGACCAGGAGAAGTACAAGGGCGGCTGGGAGAAGAAGAACGGCTCCATCGAGCTGAAGTCGCAGAACAAGGGCGACGCGCTCTTCAAGATCTTCCACAACCCCAACCAGCCGACCATGGACGACTACTACGAGCCATGGACCTACGACTACCAGAACCTGTTCAACGCTCCGGAAGGCGCCGACCAGCCGACCGCGCGGCCGATCTCGATGGTCACCGGCGAATACATCAACGTGGAATCCGGGCCGAACTGGGACGACGACCTCGGCGGCTCGCCCGTCTACGCGAAGAACGATCCCAACCTCGACGGCCTGACCGAGTTCCAGAAGCAGCAGTTGTTTGCCACCGAGCGGCTGGTCTTCTTTTACTTTCCGCGCATCTGCAACCACTGCCTGAACCCGTGCTGCGTGGCGGCATGCCCTTCGGGCGCGCTCTACAAGCGCGGCGAAGACGGCATCGTGCTCATCGACCAGCAGCGCTGTCGCGGGTGGCGCGCGTGCGTCTCGGCGTGCCCTTACAAGAAAACGTTCTACAACTGGAACACCGGCAAGTCGGAGAAGTGCATCCTGTGCTTCCCGCGGCTCGAGACCGGACAGGCCCCGGCGTGCTTCCACTCCTGCGTCGGCCGCATCCGCTACCTGGGCAACGTGCTGTATGACGCCTCGCGCCTGGAAGAAGTCGCGAACCTGCCCGACGATCAGCTCGTCGAAGGGCACCGCTCGCTCGTCCTCGATCCCTGCGACCCGGCGGTCATCGCGGCGGCGAAGGCGAACGGCCTGCACGACTCGGTCATCGAGTCGGCGCAGAAGTCGCCGGTCTACAAGTTCGTGAAGACGTGGAAGCTGGCGCTGCCGCCGCACGTCGAGTACCGCACCTTCCCGATGCTGTTCTACGTGCCGCCGATGTCGCCGGTGATGGCGACCAAGGACGGCGACGTGCTGAACCACGAATCGGGCGACCTGTTCCACGACATCGAGCAGTCGCGCGTCCCGATGGCTTACCTGGCCAAGCTGTTCGGCGCCGGGCAGGAAAGCTTCGTGCGCTACGCGCTGCGCAAGCAGAAGGCGGTGCGCTGGTACCGGCGCGCCCTGACCGTGGGCGACGTCACGATGGAAACAGCGCAGCGCATGCTCGCCGAGGCCGATTGCTCCGCGGAAGAAGCCGAAGCCATCTACCAGCTCACCTCGCTCTGCACCTTCGAGGACCGCTTCG
The window above is part of the Terriglobales bacterium genome. Proteins encoded here:
- a CDS encoding glycosyltransferase — translated: GLSPLSDLKALRALRRLMQEVRPHITNVSTTKAGLIGGLAARSAGVPIRVCVLGGIRYQAAGGIRGALRKIAERIACGSAHRRICVSESVRKRLELDGLLTAESSCVLASGSSNGVDAPRFAPTGERVAHAKRLRHELDIPAEAPVVGFVGRFTREAGLPELLAAHEMLKKTVTGGRLLVVGGDEAGDALPAEVRQRMRTDRTIVCTGSVEDPAPYYHVMDVLALPSHGEGFPDTVLEAYAAGKPVVATRAMGVIDAVMEEGTGLLAPVGNAHALAEALDRMLKSPETRREMGAAGRRWVERDFRPVRIWREMEKEYRRLLEARGLPLPVREPVTTGFLEANA
- a CDS encoding response regulator, producing MRRSGMDSPTAESPNLESPTLLCIDDRAQVLALRKAALEQQGYSVKVATCSYAAIKTLEENEIAAVVLEYKQEGMDAEAVAYHIKHRFPRVPVILVSAYAEMPQRILWLVDEYVLKSELPHGLVRILRSQVQVARKATRSEERGMVSAMAA
- a CDS encoding Rrf2 family transcriptional regulator produces the protein MLSQTSKYALRALVELARQPEGSAVRGQELAESTQIPPQYLAKIMTGLRNAGIVAATRGAGGGYRLERPANRIALIDVIALFEGSAARPQCFLGINKECDPTHPCSAHASWGSLRAMFLGFLEHTMVSEISRVPQLPYGLGDVHKGDRP
- a CDS encoding cytochrome c; the encoded protein is MRRHVVLLCALAALSASAAAQDPAAYFKTNCMSCHTVGGGRLAGPDLKDVTQRRDKAWLVQWMQSPRAVLDSGDAYAQKMLQDSRGVVMPPPAGMNPQLAAALVDLLDAESKLPRSQFAGVQISDRPFNQQDVALGLALFTGEKRMANGGPACISCHTMKGMTGLHGGRLGPDLTLVYERLQGRKGLGAWLGAPASPTMAPVFKATALSNDEIFAMTALFEHETKQRGHDDQTPLLNFFLLGVGGAVVGLVTFDRIWKKRLTGVRRQLVHRSRGEE
- a CDS encoding nitrate reductase subunit alpha produces the protein MKVLDPISWIKDEVDPKLRGWEEFYRNRWQHDKIVRSTHGVNCTGGCTWQIYVKDGIVTWEMQGLDYPMLENGLPPYEPRGCQRGISYSWYLYSPLRVKYPYTRGALLDLWKQARAQHDDPVEAWRSLVEDPEKRQRWQKARGKGGFRRADWDTVLELIAAANLYTIKKHGPDRIAGFSPIPAMSMISYASGARMLQLLGGISLSFYDWYCDLPPASPETWGEQTDVQESADWYNAKLLAVMGSNLNMTRTPDCHFAAEARHNGSKMWVFTPDFAQVSKYADEWVAINAGQDGAWWMAVNHVLLNEFHHQKQTPYFLEYTKKYTDAPYLVEIKQEHGEYSAGQLLRANRLRKYTTVENGEWKFLMWDALSSSPKMPKGSVGDRWATQDKGKWNMKLEDGLDNRPIEPTLTFLGEKQPVPVVFHDFCEGKAQRREVPVRKLQTADGKSVLVATVYDLLLAQYGVARGLNGDYPADYNDETQAYTPAWAEKYTGMSRDMVIRFAREWGVTAEKTGGKCTVIIGAGINHWYHANLMYRAAIHALMFSGCIGVNGGGLAHYVGQEKLAPGESWAAIAFARDWMPAVRLQNAPSWHYVHTDQWRYEKQFTDYHTVPPPNGFGALAQGHTMDLQVRAVRSGWLPFYPQFAKSSLKLVEEAKAAGAKGDDEVTRYVVEQLKAKKLRFSVEDPDAEANWPRVWFIWRGNALMASAKGHEFFLRHYLGTHSNAISPETAEGTVKEVEWHKHAPLGKMDLVVDLNFRMDTSALYSDIVLPAATFYEKADLNSTDMHSFIHPLSAAVPPSWESKSDWQIFRAVAKKISELAAKHFPNPVQDIVASPLAHDSAAEIAQPAIRDWSKGEIEAIPGKTMPNLKVVTRDYKNLYQQFISFGPLVRANGLGAHGTSYAIEDEYDAALRTLPVVEWEGKKYPSLHDDEDACNLILRFASVTNGELAYRSYKNMEARTGLKLTQLAEKNRGVRLSYKDLQSHPHRLLNSPMWSGLTENGRAYSPFTYNVETLVPWRTLTGKQHFYLDHPLYIQFGEHLPTYKPKPSAVQYGELAVSEAVGPTLMLNYLTPHGKWHIHSTYGDNQRMTTLSRGVEPFWMNDADADAIGIVDNDWVEVHNDNGVVVTRAAVSARIPRGICIQYHSPERTYSVPTSPLRGHRRAGGHNSLTRVRLKPNLMAGGYGQFTYHFNYWGPIGCNRDTHILVRKLPELKW
- the narH gene encoding nitrate reductase subunit beta, with the translated sequence MNVRSQVSMVFHLDKCIGCHTCSVACKNIWTDRKGAEYMWWNNVETKPGTGFPTAWEDQEKYKGGWEKKNGSIELKSQNKGDALFKIFHNPNQPTMDDYYEPWTYDYQNLFNAPEGADQPTARPISMVTGEYINVESGPNWDDDLGGSPVYAKNDPNLDGLTEFQKQQLFATERLVFFYFPRICNHCLNPCCVAACPSGALYKRGEDGIVLIDQQRCRGWRACVSACPYKKTFYNWNTGKSEKCILCFPRLETGQAPACFHSCVGRIRYLGNVLYDASRLEEVANLPDDQLVEGHRSLVLDPCDPAVIAAAKANGLHDSVIESAQKSPVYKFVKTWKLALPPHVEYRTFPMLFYVPPMSPVMATKDGDVLNHESGDLFHDIEQSRVPMAYLAKLFGAGQESFVRYALRKQKAVRWYRRALTVGDVTMETAQRMLAEADCSAEEAEAIYQLTSLCTFEDRFVIPPMHREEAIAMMEDPMEHKASAGFGFVQGPQRGL